Proteins found in one Salvelinus alpinus chromosome 11, SLU_Salpinus.1, whole genome shotgun sequence genomic segment:
- the LOC139533822 gene encoding decorin-like, whose product MRSACLSLLLVTACWSLPFRQSGFLDFMMEDEAGSGSPEVPIDPSVDILTVPEGPKCPFRCQCHLRVVQCSDLGLKSVPDEIPADSTLLDLQNNKITEIKENDFKTLKGLQTLILVNNQITTIHPKAFIPLGKLQRLYLSKNHLKEMPANMPKSLQELRIHENEITKIKKASFEGMAQVIVMELGSNPLKSAGVEAGAFGALKKVSYIRIADTNLTEIPKGLPSSLSELHLDSNKITKVQADNLKGLKNLAKLGLSYNEISQVENGSLAMVPHLRELHLDNNALTTVPAGLPDHKYIQVIYLHSNKIGVVGTQDFCPPGYNTKKAMYSGISLFSNPVPYWEVQPITFRCVFDRSAIQLGNYRKK is encoded by the exons ATGAGGTCAGCCTGTCTCTCCCTGCTCCTGGTCACAGCGTGCTGGTCACTGCCCTTCCGCCAGTCGGGCTTCCTGGACTTCATGATGGAGGATGAGGCGGGCTCTGGCTCGCCAGAGGTGCCCATCGACCCCAGCGTGGACATCCTCACCGTGCCCGAAGGACCCAAGTGCCCCTTCCGTTGCCAGTGCCACCTGCGCGTGGTGCAGTGCTCCGACTTAG GGCTGAAGAGTGTTCCAGATGAGATCCCTGCAGACAGCACCCTGCTGGACCTGCAGAACAACAAGATCACTGAGATCAAGGAGAATGACTTCAAGACTCTGAAGGGACTGCAA ACCCTGATCCTGGTGAACAACCAGATCACCACGATCCACCCCAAGGCCTTCATTCCCCTGGGCAAGCTGCAGCGCCTCTACCTCTCCAAGAACCACCTCAAGGAAATGCCCGCCAACATGCCCAAGAGCCTACAGGAGCTTCGCATCCACGAGAACGAGATCACTAAGATCAAGAAGGCCTCCTTCGAGGGCATGGCCCAGGTCATCGTCATGG AGCTCGGCTCCAACCCCCTGAAGAGTGCAGGGGTTGAGGCTGGGGCGTTCGGGGCCCTGAAGAAGGTCTCATACATCCGCATTGCAGacaccaacctgacagagatccCCAAAG GtctgccctcctccctctccgAGCTCCACCTGGACAGCAACAAGATCACCAAGGTGCAGGCGGACAACCTGAAGGGCCTCAAGAACCTGGCTAA GCTGGGTCTAAGCTACAATGAGATCAGCCAGGTGGAGAACGGTTCTCTGGCCATGGTTCCTCACCTCAGAGAGCTTCACCTGGACAACAATGCCCTGACCACCGTGCCTGCAGGCCTGCCTGACCACAAGTACATCCAG GTGATCTACCTCCACAGCAACAAGATAGGGGTGGTGGGCACCCAGGACTTCTGCCCACCAGGCTACAATACCAAGAAGGCCATGTACTCTGGCATCAGCCTGTTCTCCAACCCCGTCCCTTACTGGGAGGTGCAGCCCATCACCTTCCGCTGTGTGTTCGACCGCTCCGCCATCCAGCTGGGCAACTACAGGAAGAAGTAG
- the LOC139533838 gene encoding lumican-like isoform X1 has protein sequence MDSCHFLKGSCSVVPSTVMFPLRVPIFAVLVSLTVGQYDDYDYQPASQHGPSSANCAQECECPINFPTAMYCDSRNLKFVPIVPSGIKYLYLQNNLIEEIKAGVFDNVTAELRWLVLDHNQITNDKVAKGTIDKLTGLHKILFSFNKLTEAVIPPSMSLDELKMMNNQLSKFPAGSLAGMQNLTSVHLENNELTSKALNGVFKGLNKLVAIDLTNNKLKKLPSGMPSSLETFYGDHNDISSIAAGDLKELPKLAYLRLAYNQMTDAGIPAGVFNVTSLIELDLSYNKLQSIPEINEQLEHLYLQVNEINKFNLENICKFSGPLNYSRLKHLRLDGNNITHADLPHDSSNCLRQASDIIFD, from the exons ATGGACTCTTGTCATTTCCTGAAGGGTTCCTGCTCGGTTGTCCCTAG TACAGTTATGTTTCCCCTCCGTGTCCCCATCTTTGCCGTGCTGGTCAGCCTGACCGTGGGTCAGTACGATGACTACGACTACCAGCCGGCTTCCCAGCACGGCCCGTCCAGCGCCAACTGTGCCCAGGAATGCGAGTGCCCCATCAACTTCCCCACTGCCATGTACTGTGACTCCCGCAACCTTAAGTTTGTGCCCATTGTGCCCTCGGGCATCAAGTACCTGTACCTGCAGAACAACCTGATCGAGGAGATCAAGGCTGGGGTCTTCGACAACGTCACGGCTGAACTCCGTTGGCTGGTCTTGGACCATAACCAGATCACCAATGACAAGGTCGCCAAGGGAACCATCGACAAGCTGACCGGACTTCATAAGATCTTGTTCAGCTTCAACAAACTGACGGAAGCTGTGATCCCTCCCTCCATGTCCTTGGACGAGCTGAAGATGATGAACAACCAGCTGTCCAAGTTCCCCGCAGGGAGTCTGGCCGGCATGCAGAACCTGACCTCGGTCCACCTCGAGAACAACGAGCTGACATCTAAAGCTCTTAACGGGGTCTTCAAGGGCCTCAACAAGCTGGTGGCCATAGACTTGACCAACAACAAGCTGAAGAAGCTTCCCTCAGGCATGCCCAGTTCGCTGGAGACCTTCTATGGCGATCACAATGACATCAGCAGCATCGCAGCCGGGGACCTCAAAGAGCTGCCCAAGCTGGCGTACCTGAGGTTGGCCTACAATCAGATGACGGATGCAGGGATTCCAGCGGGCGTGTTCAATGTGACGAGCCTGATCGAGCTGGATCTGTCCTACAACAAGCTGCAGTCCATCCCTGAGATCAACGAACAGCTGGAGCATCTCTATCTGCAGGTCAACGAAATCAACA AGTTCAACCTGGAGAATATTTGCAAGTTCTCTGGCCCTCTGAACTACTCCAGACTGAAGCACCTGCGTCTGGATGGGAACAACATCACACATGCCGACCTACCCCATGACTCCTCCAACTGCCTGCGCCAGGCCTCCGACATCATCTTCGACTAA
- the LOC139533838 gene encoding lumican-like isoform X2: MFPLRVPIFAVLVSLTVGQYDDYDYQPASQHGPSSANCAQECECPINFPTAMYCDSRNLKFVPIVPSGIKYLYLQNNLIEEIKAGVFDNVTAELRWLVLDHNQITNDKVAKGTIDKLTGLHKILFSFNKLTEAVIPPSMSLDELKMMNNQLSKFPAGSLAGMQNLTSVHLENNELTSKALNGVFKGLNKLVAIDLTNNKLKKLPSGMPSSLETFYGDHNDISSIAAGDLKELPKLAYLRLAYNQMTDAGIPAGVFNVTSLIELDLSYNKLQSIPEINEQLEHLYLQVNEINKFNLENICKFSGPLNYSRLKHLRLDGNNITHADLPHDSSNCLRQASDIIFD, encoded by the exons ATGTTTCCCCTCCGTGTCCCCATCTTTGCCGTGCTGGTCAGCCTGACCGTGGGTCAGTACGATGACTACGACTACCAGCCGGCTTCCCAGCACGGCCCGTCCAGCGCCAACTGTGCCCAGGAATGCGAGTGCCCCATCAACTTCCCCACTGCCATGTACTGTGACTCCCGCAACCTTAAGTTTGTGCCCATTGTGCCCTCGGGCATCAAGTACCTGTACCTGCAGAACAACCTGATCGAGGAGATCAAGGCTGGGGTCTTCGACAACGTCACGGCTGAACTCCGTTGGCTGGTCTTGGACCATAACCAGATCACCAATGACAAGGTCGCCAAGGGAACCATCGACAAGCTGACCGGACTTCATAAGATCTTGTTCAGCTTCAACAAACTGACGGAAGCTGTGATCCCTCCCTCCATGTCCTTGGACGAGCTGAAGATGATGAACAACCAGCTGTCCAAGTTCCCCGCAGGGAGTCTGGCCGGCATGCAGAACCTGACCTCGGTCCACCTCGAGAACAACGAGCTGACATCTAAAGCTCTTAACGGGGTCTTCAAGGGCCTCAACAAGCTGGTGGCCATAGACTTGACCAACAACAAGCTGAAGAAGCTTCCCTCAGGCATGCCCAGTTCGCTGGAGACCTTCTATGGCGATCACAATGACATCAGCAGCATCGCAGCCGGGGACCTCAAAGAGCTGCCCAAGCTGGCGTACCTGAGGTTGGCCTACAATCAGATGACGGATGCAGGGATTCCAGCGGGCGTGTTCAATGTGACGAGCCTGATCGAGCTGGATCTGTCCTACAACAAGCTGCAGTCCATCCCTGAGATCAACGAACAGCTGGAGCATCTCTATCTGCAGGTCAACGAAATCAACA AGTTCAACCTGGAGAATATTTGCAAGTTCTCTGGCCCTCTGAACTACTCCAGACTGAAGCACCTGCGTCTGGATGGGAACAACATCACACATGCCGACCTACCCCATGACTCCTCCAACTGCCTGCGCCAGGCCTCCGACATCATCTTCGACTAA